A portion of the Salmo trutta chromosome 1, fSalTru1.1, whole genome shotgun sequence genome contains these proteins:
- the LOC115192381 gene encoding neurofilament heavy polypeptide isoform X4 → MSNKVNYLPPADAPQEETSQPSPVAATLEDAITNNVEDPSQPRANVDPEIQDSAREDRNELPPGAKDVELKSKKEEAKRPSTTPEPTKQPSPAAVKATEDAVIKEARDSTGEDPNQLHADIDTGVQDSTREDKNKPPADPWDLKLQSKTTETSKPTIPEETSQPSPAAATLEDAITNNVEDPSQPHANVDPEIQDSAREDRNELPPGAKDVELKSKKEEAKRPSTTPEPTKQPSPAAVKATEDAVIKEARDSTGEDPNQLHADIDTGVQDSTREDKNKPPADPWDLKLQSKTTETSKPTIPEETSQPSPAAATLEDPSQPHANVDPEIQDSAREDRNELPPGAKDVELKSKKEEAKRPSTTPEPTKQPSPAAVKATEDAVIKEARDSTGEDPNQLHADIDTGVQDSTREDKNKPPADPWDLKLQSKTTETSKPTIPEETSQPSPAAATLEDATNEATDETTNDDTVFHNLTRADGNHPPAPKNVEHESKTKEKNRTTAPEITNQPRPSAAQTPADAVNDADKCRPGPKNYVITRQPKQQDYQTRSTMDKFFPVMTGNTLGSHKELINRLAAKRHLTEVTSPEESDVILAFCPIVSRAGTDVEAALQQIPAGKPVILVVLHHTFDPDYTVPDSSRLVTRGDVILTVDCLFHESKGLLECPRNEAVFKDILKNLDIRPETKKEAEANRAQKRQTVQPMEISCCDCFLNPSVRPEDQNTPLIRDAI, encoded by the exons ATGCTATCACCAACAATGTCGAAGATCCAAGCCAACCTCGTGCAAATGTAGACCCTGAAATTCAGGACAGTGCAAGAGAAGACAGAAATGAACTTCCCCCAGGGGCCAAGGATGTTGAACTTAAAAGCAAAAAAGAAGAG GCAAAAAGGCCTAGTACTACTCCAGAACCAACCAAACAGCCCTCTCCAGCTGCTGTTAAAGCAACTGAAG ATGCTGTCATCAAGGAGGCCAGAGACTCAACAGGTGAAGATCCAAACCAGCTTCATGCAGATATAGACACTGGAGTTCAAGATAGTACAAGAGAAGACAAAAACAAACCTCCTGCAGACCCCTGGGATTTAAAACTCCAAAGCAAAACTACAGAG ACAAGTAAGCCCACTATTCCAGAAGAGACTAGTCAGCCCTCCCCAGCTGCTGCAACACTTGAAG ATGCTATCACCAACAATGTCGAAGATCCAAGCCAACCTCATGCAAATGTAGACCCTGAAATTCAGGACAGTGCAAGAGAAGACAGAAATGAACTTCCCCCAGGGGCCAAGGATGTTGAACTTAAAAGCAAAAAAGAAGAG GCAAAAAGGCCTAGTACTACTCCAGAACCAACCAAACAGCCCTCTCCAGCTGCTGTTAAAGCAACTGAAG ATGCTGTCATCAAGGAGGCCAGAGACTCAACAGGTGAAGATCCAAACCAGCTTCATGCAGATATAGACACTGGAGTTCAAGATAGTACAAGAGAAGACAAAAACAAACCTCCTGCAGACCCCTGGGATTTAAAACTCCAAAGCAAAACTACAGAG ACAAGTAAGCCCACTATTCCAGAAGAGACTAGTCAGCCCTCCCCAGCTGCTGCAACACTTGAAG ATCCAAGCCAACCTCATGCAAATGTAGACCCTGAAATTCAGGACAGTGCAAGAGAAGACAGAAATGAACTTCCCCCAGGGGCCAAGGATGTTGAACTTAAAAGCAAAAAAGAAGAG GCAAAAAGGCCTAGTACTACTCCAGAACCAACCAAACAGCCCTCTCCAGCTGCTGTTAAAGCAACTGAAG ATGCTGTCATCAAGGAGGCCAGAGACTCAACAGGTGAAGATCCAAACCAGCTTCATGCAGATATAGACACTGGAGTTCAAGATAGTACAAGAGAAGACAAAAACAAACCTCCTGCAGACCCCTGGGATTTAAAACTCCAAAGCAAAACTACAGAG ACAAGTAAGCCCACTATTCCAGAAGAGACTAGTCAGCCCTCCCCAGCTGCTGCAACACTTGAAG ATGCGACTAATGAGGCTACTGATGAGACTACTAACGACGACACTGTATTTCACAACCTTACAAGAGCAGATGGAAACCATCCCCCAGCCCCCAAGAATGTTGAACATGAAAGCAAAACTAAAGAG AAAAATAGGACTACTGCTCCAGAGATAACCAACCAGCCCCGCCCATCTGCAGCACAAACACCTGCAG ATGCTGTTAACGATGCTGACAAATGTCGTCCAGGTCCCAAAAACTATGTGATTACAAGACAACCTAAACAG CAGGACTATCAAACAA GATCGACGATGGACAAATTCTTCCCTGTTATGACTGGGAATACTCTGGGGTCTCATAAGGAATTAATTAATCGTCTCGCTGCCAAAAGACATTTAACTGAAGTGACGTCACCAGAGGAGAGTGATGTCATCCTGGCTTTCTGTCCCATCGTCTCTCGTGCTGGGACTGATGTTGAAGCAGCACTGCAGCAGATTCCAG CTGGTAAACCTGTCATTCTGGTAGTGCTGCATCACACCTTCGATCCAGACTACACTGTACCTGACAGTAGCAGACTAGTGACCAGAGGTGATGTAATACTCACAGTGGACTGTCTCTTCCATGAGAGCAAAGGACTACTGGAGTGTCCTCGCAATGAAGCAGTGTTCAAAGACATTTTGAAGAATCTTGACATACGTCCTGAG ACTAAAAAGGAAGCAGAAGCCAATAGGGCTCAGAAGAGGCAAACTGTACAGCCAATG GAGATAAGCTGTTGCGACTGTTTCCTCAACCCAAGTGTACGTCCAGAGGACCAGAACACTCCCCTTATCCGAGATGCAATTTAA
- the LOC115192381 gene encoding neurofilament heavy polypeptide isoform X6 — MTDTGLYTSGDAITNNVEDPSQPRANVDPEIQDSAREDRNELPPGAKDVELKSKKEEAKRPSTTPEPTKQPSPAAVKATEDAVIKEARDSTGEDPNQLHADIDTGVQDSTREDKNKPPADPWDLKLQSKTTETSKPTIPEETSQPSPAAATLEDAITNNVEDPSQPHANVDPEIQDSAREDRNELPPGAKDVELKSKKEEAKRPSTTPEPTKQPSPAAVKATEDAVIKEARDSTGEDPNQLHADIDTGVQDSTREDKNKPPADPWDLKLQSKTTETSKPTIPEETSQPSPAAATLEDAITNNVEDPSQPHANVDPEIQDSAREDRNELPPGAKDVELKSKKEEAKRPSTTPEPTKQPSPAAVKATEDAVIKEARDSTGEDPNQLHADIDTGVQDSTREDKNKPPADPWDLKLQSKTTETSKPTIPEETSQPSPAAATLEDATNEATDETTNDDTVFHNLTRADGNHPPAPKNVEHESKTKEKNRTTAPEITNQPRPSAAQTPADAVNDADKCRPGPKNYVITRQPKQQDYQTRSTMDKFFPVMTGNTLGSHKELINRLAAKRHLTEVTSPEESDVILAFCPIVSRAGTDVEAALQQIPAGKPVILVVLHHTFDPDYTVPDSSRLVTRGDVILTVDCLFHESKGLLECPRNEAVFKDILKNLDIRPETKKEAEANRAQKRQTVQPMEISCCDCFLNPSVRPEDQNTPLIRDAI; from the exons ATGCTATCACCAACAATGTCGAAGATCCAAGCCAACCTCGTGCAAATGTAGACCCTGAAATTCAGGACAGTGCAAGAGAAGACAGAAATGAACTTCCCCCAGGGGCCAAGGATGTTGAACTTAAAAGCAAAAAAGAAGAG GCAAAAAGGCCTAGTACTACTCCAGAACCAACCAAACAGCCCTCTCCAGCTGCTGTTAAAGCAACTGAAG ATGCTGTCATCAAGGAGGCCAGAGACTCAACAGGTGAAGATCCAAACCAGCTTCATGCAGATATAGACACTGGAGTTCAAGATAGTACAAGAGAAGACAAAAACAAACCTCCTGCAGACCCCTGGGATTTAAAACTCCAAAGCAAAACTACAGAG ACAAGTAAGCCCACTATTCCAGAAGAGACTAGTCAGCCCTCCCCAGCTGCTGCAACACTTGAAG ATGCTATCACCAACAATGTCGAAGATCCAAGCCAACCTCATGCAAATGTAGACCCTGAAATTCAGGACAGTGCAAGAGAAGACAGAAATGAACTTCCCCCAGGGGCCAAGGATGTTGAACTTAAAAGCAAAAAAGAAGAG GCAAAAAGGCCTAGTACTACTCCAGAACCAACCAAACAGCCCTCTCCAGCTGCTGTTAAAGCAACTGAAG ATGCTGTCATCAAGGAGGCCAGAGACTCAACAGGTGAAGATCCAAACCAGCTTCATGCAGATATAGACACTGGAGTTCAAGATAGTACAAGAGAAGACAAAAACAAACCTCCTGCAGACCCCTGGGATTTAAAACTCCAAAGCAAAACTACAGAG ACAAGTAAGCCCACTATTCCAGAAGAGACTAGTCAGCCCTCCCCAGCTGCTGCAACACTTGAAG ATGCTATCACCAACAATGTCGAAGATCCAAGCCAACCTCATGCAAATGTAGACCCTGAAATTCAGGACAGTGCAAGAGAAGACAGAAATGAACTTCCCCCAGGGGCCAAGGATGTTGAACTTAAAAGCAAAAAAGAAGAG GCAAAAAGGCCTAGTACTACTCCAGAACCAACCAAACAGCCCTCTCCAGCTGCTGTTAAAGCAACTGAAG ATGCTGTCATCAAGGAGGCCAGAGACTCAACAGGTGAAGATCCAAACCAGCTTCATGCAGATATAGACACTGGAGTTCAAGATAGTACAAGAGAAGACAAAAACAAACCTCCTGCAGACCCCTGGGATTTAAAACTCCAAAGCAAAACTACAGAG ACAAGTAAGCCCACTATTCCAGAAGAGACTAGTCAGCCCTCCCCAGCTGCTGCAACACTTGAAG ATGCGACTAATGAGGCTACTGATGAGACTACTAACGACGACACTGTATTTCACAACCTTACAAGAGCAGATGGAAACCATCCCCCAGCCCCCAAGAATGTTGAACATGAAAGCAAAACTAAAGAG AAAAATAGGACTACTGCTCCAGAGATAACCAACCAGCCCCGCCCATCTGCAGCACAAACACCTGCAG ATGCTGTTAACGATGCTGACAAATGTCGTCCAGGTCCCAAAAACTATGTGATTACAAGACAACCTAAACAG CAGGACTATCAAACAA GATCGACGATGGACAAATTCTTCCCTGTTATGACTGGGAATACTCTGGGGTCTCATAAGGAATTAATTAATCGTCTCGCTGCCAAAAGACATTTAACTGAAGTGACGTCACCAGAGGAGAGTGATGTCATCCTGGCTTTCTGTCCCATCGTCTCTCGTGCTGGGACTGATGTTGAAGCAGCACTGCAGCAGATTCCAG CTGGTAAACCTGTCATTCTGGTAGTGCTGCATCACACCTTCGATCCAGACTACACTGTACCTGACAGTAGCAGACTAGTGACCAGAGGTGATGTAATACTCACAGTGGACTGTCTCTTCCATGAGAGCAAAGGACTACTGGAGTGTCCTCGCAATGAAGCAGTGTTCAAAGACATTTTGAAGAATCTTGACATACGTCCTGAG ACTAAAAAGGAAGCAGAAGCCAATAGGGCTCAGAAGAGGCAAACTGTACAGCCAATG GAGATAAGCTGTTGCGACTGTTTCCTCAACCCAAGTGTACGTCCAGAGGACCAGAACACTCCCCTTATCCGAGATGCAATTTAA
- the LOC115192381 gene encoding dextranase isoform X8 has translation MSNKVNYLPPADAPQEETSQPSPVAATLEDAITNNVEDPSQPRANVDPEIQDSAREDRNELPPGAKDVELKSKKEEAKRPSTTPEPTKQPSPAAVKATEDAVIKEARDSTGEDPNQLHADIDTGVQDSTREDKNKPPADPWDLKLQSKTTETSKPTIPEETSQPSPAAATLEDAITNNVEDPSQPHANVDPEIQDSAREDRNELPPGAKDVELKSKKEEAKRPSTTPEPTKQPSPAAVKATEDAVIKEARDSTGEDPNQLHADIDTGVQDSTREDKNKPPADPWDLKLQSKTTETSKPTIPEETSQPSPAAATLEDATNEATDETTNDDTVFHNLTRADGNHPPAPKNVEHESKTKEKNRTTAPEITNQPRPSAAQTPADAVNDADKCRPGPKNYVITRQPKQQDYQTRSTMDKFFPVMTGNTLGSHKELINRLAAKRHLTEVTSPEESDVILAFCPIVSRAGTDVEAALQQIPAGKPVILVVLHHTFDPDYTVPDSSRLVTRGDVILTVDCLFHESKGLLECPRNEAVFKDILKNLDIRPETKKEAEANRAQKRQTVQPMEISCCDCFLNPSVRPEDQNTPLIRDAI, from the exons ATGCTATCACCAACAATGTCGAAGATCCAAGCCAACCTCGTGCAAATGTAGACCCTGAAATTCAGGACAGTGCAAGAGAAGACAGAAATGAACTTCCCCCAGGGGCCAAGGATGTTGAACTTAAAAGCAAAAAAGAAGAG GCAAAAAGGCCTAGTACTACTCCAGAACCAACCAAACAGCCCTCTCCAGCTGCTGTTAAAGCAACTGAAG ATGCTGTCATCAAGGAGGCCAGAGACTCAACAGGTGAAGATCCAAACCAGCTTCATGCAGATATAGACACTGGAGTTCAAGATAGTACAAGAGAAGACAAAAACAAACCTCCTGCAGACCCCTGGGATTTAAAACTCCAAAGCAAAACTACAGAG ACAAGTAAGCCCACTATTCCAGAAGAGACTAGTCAGCCCTCCCCAGCTGCTGCAACACTTGAAG ATGCTATCACCAACAATGTCGAAGATCCAAGCCAACCTCATGCAAATGTAGACCCTGAAATTCAGGACAGTGCAAGAGAAGACAGAAATGAACTTCCCCCAGGGGCCAAGGATGTTGAACTTAAAAGCAAAAAAGAAGAG GCAAAAAGGCCTAGTACTACTCCAGAACCAACCAAACAGCCCTCTCCAGCTGCTGTTAAAGCAACTGAAG ATGCTGTCATCAAGGAGGCCAGAGACTCAACAGGTGAAGATCCAAACCAGCTTCATGCAGATATAGACACTGGAGTTCAAGATAGTACAAGAGAAGACAAAAACAAACCTCCTGCAGACCCCTGGGATTTAAAACTCCAAAGCAAAACTACAGAG ACAAGTAAGCCCACTATTCCAGAAGAGACTAGTCAGCCCTCCCCAGCTGCTGCAACACTTGAAG ATGCGACTAACGAGGCTACTGATGAGACTACTAATGACGACACTGTATTTCACAACCTTACAAGAGCAG ATGGAAACCATCCCCCAGCCCCCAAGAATGTTGAACATGAAAGCAAAACTAAAGAG AAAAATAGGACTACTGCTCCAGAGATAACCAACCAGCCCCGCCCATCTGCAGCACAAACACCTGCAG ATGCTGTTAACGATGCTGACAAATGTCGTCCAGGTCCCAAAAACTATGTGATTACAAGACAACCTAAACAG CAGGACTATCAAACAA GATCGACGATGGACAAATTCTTCCCTGTTATGACTGGGAATACTCTGGGGTCTCATAAGGAATTAATTAATCGTCTCGCTGCCAAAAGACATTTAACTGAAGTGACGTCACCAGAGGAGAGTGATGTCATCCTGGCTTTCTGTCCCATCGTCTCTCGTGCTGGGACTGATGTTGAAGCAGCACTGCAGCAGATTCCAG CTGGTAAACCTGTCATTCTGGTAGTGCTGCATCACACCTTCGATCCAGACTACACTGTACCTGACAGTAGCAGACTAGTGACCAGAGGTGATGTAATACTCACAGTGGACTGTCTCTTCCATGAGAGCAAAGGACTACTGGAGTGTCCTCGCAATGAAGCAGTGTTCAAAGACATTTTGAAGAATCTTGACATACGTCCTGAG ACTAAAAAGGAAGCAGAAGCCAATAGGGCTCAGAAGAGGCAAACTGTACAGCCAATG GAGATAAGCTGTTGCGACTGTTTCCTCAACCCAAGTGTACGTCCAGAGGACCAGAACACTCCCCTTATCCGAGATGCAATTTAA